A DNA window from Maribellus comscasis contains the following coding sequences:
- a CDS encoding FecR family protein: MKIDDLYISLIVRRLKNDISEHEQVKLFKWVYSDHENEKLYYHLKDIWETAQYDTKIKNANIDSEWEKFALLAIEEESKHFKERKILTQNLKTVLQIAALVIITFGVGFFVRKIIPEKASYSSVTVPYGARSEVLLPDGSKVWVNSGSQIKYPADFKGKEVNLFLEGEAYFDIMKNPKRKLNVKTSSINIQVLGTKFNVKSYNDEDVVETTLVNGSISITGKIGEKLIKEPIYLKPKEQAVLIKSQNAVEILDPEKKSNNQTDLEDEKESEELEKAKLQPIMKINGEVDVEPFVSWKDNKLVFRGERFDELAVKMERWYNVQIIIKDEELKSARYTGIFEKETIEQAIDALSISLPFTYEMEKNRIEIEKLKN; the protein is encoded by the coding sequence ATGAAAATAGATGATTTGTACATAAGTCTGATTGTCAGGAGACTAAAAAATGATATTTCGGAGCATGAACAGGTAAAGCTTTTTAAGTGGGTTTATTCTGACCACGAAAATGAAAAGCTTTATTATCATTTAAAAGATATTTGGGAAACCGCGCAATACGACACCAAAATAAAAAATGCAAACATCGATTCGGAGTGGGAAAAATTTGCATTGCTGGCGATAGAAGAAGAATCAAAACATTTTAAAGAAAGGAAAATTTTAACCCAAAATCTGAAAACGGTATTGCAAATAGCAGCTCTTGTGATTATTACCTTTGGAGTAGGTTTTTTTGTCCGGAAAATTATTCCCGAAAAAGCATCATATTCAAGTGTTACGGTTCCTTACGGAGCAAGATCTGAAGTATTGCTTCCTGATGGAAGCAAAGTTTGGGTGAATTCAGGATCTCAAATAAAATATCCTGCGGATTTTAAAGGAAAAGAGGTAAATCTTTTTTTGGAGGGCGAAGCATATTTTGATATTATGAAGAATCCAAAGCGGAAACTGAATGTAAAAACTTCATCTATAAATATTCAGGTTTTGGGTACTAAATTCAATGTCAAATCATACAATGATGAAGATGTTGTTGAAACTACTTTGGTTAATGGTTCAATTTCTATCACCGGCAAAATAGGCGAAAAGTTAATAAAGGAACCCATATATCTGAAGCCAAAGGAACAGGCTGTGTTAATTAAAAGCCAAAATGCGGTTGAGATCTTAGACCCGGAAAAAAAATCGAATAACCAGACCGACTTGGAAGATGAGAAAGAATCAGAAGAGTTGGAAAAGGCCAAATTGCAGCCAATCATGAAAATTAACGGAGAGGTGGACGTAGAACCTTTTGTTTCCTGGAAGGATAATAAACTGGTTTTTAGAGGTGAAAGATTTGATGAGTTAGCAGTAAAAATGGAACGTTGGTATAACGTGCAGATAATTATCAAAGATGAGGAACTAAAAAGCGCAAGATATACCGGAATATTTGAAAAAGAAACCATCGAACAGGCTATTGATGCTTTAAGTATTTCGTTGCCTTTTACTTATGAAATGGAGAAAAACCGAATTGAAATTGAGAAACTTAAAAACTAA
- a CDS encoding RNA polymerase sigma-70 factor, with product MDEDREKYNLKESQSVLLEHIFRQMYAPLFFYALKFVESEEVAKDLVQDAFLNILKQKEKKIDNLKAFLYRSVRNNCLNYLEHLRVEREFKAAEIERSAREIQFYDTHQTLVEKEWHQDLKKAVDELPDKYRIPFKMSRFEELKNKEIAEKLQLPVRTVETQIYRAMVILREKFKNKVLTLFLGFFSKK from the coding sequence ATGGACGAAGACAGAGAAAAATATAATTTAAAAGAGAGTCAAAGTGTACTGTTGGAGCATATATTTCGGCAAATGTATGCTCCCCTTTTTTTTTATGCGCTCAAATTTGTGGAAAGTGAAGAGGTCGCTAAAGATCTGGTGCAAGATGCTTTCCTCAACATATTGAAACAAAAGGAAAAAAAAATAGACAATCTAAAAGCTTTTTTATATCGTTCTGTAAGAAATAACTGTTTAAACTATCTGGAACATTTACGTGTTGAACGTGAGTTTAAAGCGGCTGAAATTGAACGTTCTGCCCGTGAAATTCAGTTTTACGATACGCATCAGACATTGGTGGAGAAAGAGTGGCATCAAGACTTAAAGAAAGCGGTAGATGAACTTCCTGATAAATATCGTATTCCTTTTAAAATGAGTCGTTTTGAGGAGTTGAAGAATAAAGAAATAGCAGAGAAACTTCAGCTGCCTGTTCGCACAGTTGAAACCCAAATCTACAGAGCGATGGTTATTCTTCGCGAAAAATTCAAAAACAAAGTTTTAACTCTTTTTCTGGGATTTTTTTCAAAAAAATAA
- a CDS encoding S9 family peptidase, producing the protein MKTLIFPLSLVFLFLWACNTKEKIMPPVADKNPTELTNHGESRTDNYFWMNDREDPKVIEYLEAENAYTDAVMEHTKPIQGKLYEEIKSKIKQEDESVPYKKNGYYYYQRTVPEKEYYLYCRKKGSLDTDEEVVLDVNKMAEGYDFYQLGGASVSPDNKIVAFGVDTVSRRKYTIHFKILETGEIFDDAIPLTTGSSVWANDNKTVYYVLKDDVTLRSEKIMKHILGTPVENDVEVFYEEDETFSTFIYKTKSNKYLIIGSESTLTSEYRFLDANNPRGEFKIIQPRTRGLEYAVDHFGDYFYIRTNLNALNFKLVRTPVSETEKENWEEVIPHRKDVYFSDFDIFKDDLVVSERKEGITQLRVMPWNGDEYYIDFDEEVYTVGSDINYDFDTDIFRFSYSSLTTPHSVFDFNMKNKERKLLKQTEVLGGFNKDDYETRRIYATAMDGTKIPISLVYKKGLEKDGTNPALIYGYGSYGYTIDPTFRLSILPLLDRGFVYAIAHIRGGQINGRAWYEDGKLLNKMNTFTDFNDCAQFLIDEGYTNPDKLFANGGSAGGLLMGAVVNLRPDLYKGVIADVPFVDVVTTMLDESIPLTTSEFDEWGNPKIEKYYYYMMSYSPYDNVAKKDYPAMMVTTGLHDSQVQYWEPTKWVAKLRDLKTDDNLLIFHVNMDYGHGGASGRFQWIENIALEYAFIFDQLGMNE; encoded by the coding sequence ATGAAAACTTTAATTTTTCCACTTTCACTGGTATTCTTATTTTTGTGGGCTTGTAATACAAAAGAAAAGATAATGCCACCTGTTGCCGATAAAAACCCAACAGAGTTAACCAACCACGGAGAAAGCCGAACTGATAATTACTTTTGGATGAATGACCGGGAAGATCCAAAGGTGATTGAGTACCTGGAAGCTGAAAATGCTTATACTGATGCGGTTATGGAACACACCAAACCCATACAGGGAAAGCTGTATGAAGAGATCAAATCGAAAATAAAACAGGAGGACGAATCGGTGCCGTATAAAAAAAACGGTTATTATTATTATCAAAGAACGGTTCCTGAAAAAGAATACTATTTGTATTGCCGCAAAAAGGGCTCATTAGATACTGACGAGGAAGTGGTGTTGGACGTAAACAAAATGGCCGAAGGTTATGATTTTTACCAGTTGGGAGGAGCCTCGGTTAGTCCCGATAATAAAATTGTTGCTTTTGGTGTTGATACCGTGAGCCGAAGGAAATATACCATTCATTTTAAAATTCTGGAAACAGGCGAAATATTTGATGATGCTATCCCTTTAACAACCGGGAGTTCCGTATGGGCAAACGACAATAAAACAGTGTATTATGTTTTAAAAGATGATGTGACACTGCGTTCCGAAAAAATAATGAAACACATTCTGGGAACACCGGTTGAAAATGATGTGGAAGTATTTTATGAAGAAGATGAAACATTTTCAACTTTTATTTATAAAACAAAATCGAATAAATATTTGATTATCGGGAGCGAGAGTACACTTACCTCGGAATATCGTTTTCTGGATGCGAACAATCCACGGGGAGAATTCAAAATCATCCAGCCACGAACAAGGGGATTGGAATACGCGGTCGATCATTTTGGCGACTATTTTTACATCCGTACAAATTTGAATGCTTTAAATTTTAAATTGGTAAGAACACCTGTAAGCGAAACAGAAAAGGAAAACTGGGAAGAAGTTATTCCGCATCGTAAAGATGTATATTTTTCCGATTTTGATATTTTTAAGGACGATCTTGTCGTTTCTGAACGAAAAGAAGGAATCACACAATTACGGGTCATGCCCTGGAATGGTGACGAGTATTATATCGATTTTGATGAAGAAGTTTACACTGTAGGTTCAGATATAAACTATGATTTTGATACCGATATTTTTAGGTTTAGCTATAGTTCTTTAACGACACCCCATTCGGTTTTCGATTTCAATATGAAAAATAAAGAAAGGAAGCTGTTGAAACAAACCGAGGTTTTGGGTGGATTTAACAAAGATGATTATGAGACCCGGCGTATTTATGCGACGGCAATGGACGGAACAAAGATTCCGATATCGCTGGTGTATAAAAAAGGATTGGAAAAAGATGGAACCAATCCGGCATTGATTTATGGTTACGGTTCGTATGGATATACAATTGATCCAACTTTCCGGCTTTCCATTTTACCCTTGCTTGACCGGGGATTTGTGTACGCCATAGCTCATATTCGCGGCGGACAAATTAACGGGCGTGCATGGTACGAAGACGGGAAGCTTTTAAACAAAATGAATACATTCACCGATTTTAATGATTGTGCTCAATTTCTGATCGACGAAGGTTATACAAACCCCGATAAATTGTTTGCCAACGGCGGCAGTGCAGGAGGCCTTTTGATGGGAGCTGTTGTGAATCTTCGCCCTGATTTATACAAAGGTGTAATTGCCGATGTTCCTTTTGTTGACGTAGTAACAACCATGCTTGATGAAAGTATCCCGCTTACCACCAGTGAGTTTGATGAATGGGGAAATCCCAAAATTGAAAAGTATTATTATTACATGATGTCGTATTCACCCTATGATAATGTGGCAAAAAAAGATTATCCGGCGATGATGGTAACCACCGGATTACACGATTCGCAGGTTCAATATTGGGAGCCGACAAAATGGGTGGCTAAATTACGCGATCTAAAAACCGACGATAATTTGTTAATTTTTCATGTGAACATGGATTATGGCCACGGAGGGGCGTCGGGGCGTTTTCAATGGATAGAAAATATCGCTTTGGAATACGCCTTTATTTTTGATCAGTTGGGGATGAACGAGTAA
- a CDS encoding sodium:solute symporter family protein, which yields MQIQIIIAVYFLALIVIGVFSFFKIKTPGDYYVAGKKAGFIPVSGSLLATLLGGSAILGTIELGQQIGWAALWLLFSAASGLLFLVPLSKYVKRFGNFTLPELLGKFYGKRAEIIASAVIPVAWLGIVAAQIIAAAKILSGLHIVSYYPAAIVSGVVFIVYTLIGGQHSIIKTDTIQSVLIIAGIILITFYAVEHPTSGEVEHFSPTLLFNNNFKPFDLLILLLTYSVTFVVGPDIYSRLFCAKDEKTASKSVLTVALILIPLSFALTYLGIYSNTVESAGIIDFAEHLLPGWMYGLFLAALLSAVMSSADTTLLTSSIILGELASGDLSGKSSIKLTRFLVVILGVTSILIALFVNSVIQSLLFALTLFSGAFTVPTLFGLLRIKVDNRQIIPAIVSGGTIALTGKIVNTYFNDLTGNIIIIFSFLISTIILFSTTTKKQRK from the coding sequence ATGCAGATACAAATTATTATAGCAGTTTACTTTCTGGCTTTAATTGTTATCGGGGTATTTTCTTTTTTTAAGATAAAAACCCCTGGCGATTATTATGTTGCAGGGAAAAAAGCCGGATTTATTCCGGTTAGTGGAAGTTTGCTTGCAACTCTTCTCGGAGGGTCAGCAATTTTGGGAACTATTGAGCTTGGGCAGCAAATCGGATGGGCTGCACTTTGGTTGCTGTTTTCAGCAGCTTCCGGTTTACTGTTTCTCGTTCCACTTTCAAAATATGTAAAACGATTTGGAAATTTTACTCTCCCTGAACTTCTGGGTAAATTTTATGGAAAAAGAGCTGAAATTATTGCTTCGGCTGTTATTCCTGTTGCCTGGCTTGGAATAGTGGCTGCACAAATTATAGCTGCTGCAAAAATTTTAAGCGGACTGCATATTGTGAGCTACTACCCGGCCGCCATCGTTTCCGGTGTAGTATTTATTGTGTATACCTTAATTGGTGGCCAGCACAGCATCATCAAAACTGATACAATTCAATCGGTTTTGATAATAGCCGGAATAATTCTCATTACTTTTTATGCGGTTGAACACCCGACTTCCGGTGAGGTAGAGCATTTCTCCCCTACTTTACTTTTTAATAACAATTTTAAACCGTTTGATCTTTTAATACTTCTTCTTACCTATTCCGTAACATTTGTTGTTGGCCCCGATATTTATTCCAGGTTATTTTGTGCAAAAGATGAAAAAACGGCTTCAAAAAGTGTGCTTACGGTAGCGCTTATTCTTATTCCCTTGTCATTTGCACTCACTTACCTGGGAATTTATTCCAACACAGTTGAATCGGCCGGTATTATCGATTTTGCAGAACATCTTTTACCCGGTTGGATGTATGGATTATTTCTTGCTGCTTTATTATCTGCTGTTATGTCTTCAGCCGATACTACTTTGCTCACCTCTTCGATTATTTTGGGAGAACTTGCAAGCGGAGATCTAAGCGGGAAATCGTCCATAAAACTCACCCGATTTTTAGTTGTCATATTGGGAGTTACAAGCATCCTAATCGCGTTGTTTGTAAACTCAGTCATCCAGTCGTTACTTTTTGCGCTAACATTGTTTTCCGGGGCTTTTACTGTTCCAACTTTATTCGGGTTATTAAGAATTAAGGTGGATAACAGGCAAATAATTCCCGCTATTGTTTCCGGCGGGACAATCGCATTAACCGGGAAGATCGTCAATACTTATTTTAATGATCTTACAGGGAACATAATAATTATTTTTTCCTTTCTGATAAGTACAATCATCTTGTTTTCAACGACAACAAAAAAGCAGAGGAAGTAA